In Polyangiaceae bacterium, a genomic segment contains:
- a CDS encoding VWA domain-containing protein — translation MRRSLAIVLGFAAVSMVAGACSGTSGSNNNGGNGGAGNAAAAGGTAGTGGGINTDSGTGGGGGFGAACAADIHDGELVPVDMFVMLDRSGSMDDAGKWSAVSGAFTNFVQLPNLAKLGMGLAFFPTKPAQPPPSQPCVDDTECGAYGPCIPFPFPPPIGCGGNNCCSSQAAPDDSCVAPDYAKPVVPIADLPGVGSQITAAIGKESPGGASTPMSPALEGAIDYAQGWAQQHTDHVTVVVLATDGEPNNCNPNRIETVAARAEEGLAQNPSIKTFVIGVGSELTTLNLIAQKGGTDKAIIVTTGNAAQEFLDALDTIRGSLTCQYQVPVPKTGEPDPNKVNVGYTPAGGQQEVFPQVNGASACVGQKGWYYNTDKTQIILCPASCDLVENQGGGAVEVALGCQTVVK, via the coding sequence ATGCGGCGGAGCTTGGCGATTGTCTTGGGGTTTGCAGCAGTGTCCATGGTGGCCGGCGCGTGCAGCGGCACCAGTGGCTCGAACAACAACGGCGGCAACGGCGGAGCTGGCAACGCGGCTGCGGCCGGCGGGACGGCCGGAACCGGAGGCGGCATCAACACCGACTCGGGTACGGGTGGCGGCGGCGGCTTCGGCGCGGCGTGCGCCGCGGACATCCACGACGGTGAGCTCGTCCCTGTCGACATGTTCGTGATGCTCGATCGATCGGGCTCGATGGATGACGCGGGCAAATGGTCGGCGGTGTCGGGCGCATTCACCAACTTCGTTCAGCTCCCGAACCTCGCGAAGCTCGGCATGGGACTCGCGTTCTTCCCCACCAAGCCAGCACAGCCGCCGCCGAGCCAACCGTGCGTGGACGACACGGAATGCGGCGCCTACGGTCCGTGCATTCCGTTCCCGTTCCCTCCGCCCATCGGGTGTGGCGGCAACAACTGCTGTAGCAGCCAAGCCGCGCCGGACGATTCGTGCGTGGCGCCGGACTACGCGAAGCCCGTCGTGCCCATCGCGGACCTTCCCGGGGTCGGCAGTCAAATCACCGCGGCGATTGGCAAGGAATCACCGGGTGGAGCCTCGACGCCCATGTCGCCCGCCCTCGAAGGCGCCATCGACTACGCCCAAGGTTGGGCGCAACAACACACGGATCACGTGACGGTCGTGGTGCTGGCCACGGACGGTGAGCCCAACAACTGCAACCCGAATCGCATCGAAACCGTCGCGGCCCGTGCGGAGGAGGGCCTGGCCCAGAATCCGAGCATCAAGACCTTCGTGATCGGCGTGGGCTCGGAGCTCACGACGCTGAACCTCATCGCTCAGAAGGGCGGCACCGACAAGGCCATCATCGTCACCACGGGCAACGCCGCGCAGGAGTTCCTGGATGCGCTCGACACGATCCGGGGCTCGCTCACCTGTCAGTACCAGGTACCGGTGCCCAAGACCGGCGAACCCGATCCCAACAAGGTGAACGTCGGCTACACCCCCGCGGGCGGTCAGCAAGAGGTGTTCCCGCAGGTCAATGGCGCCAGCGCCTGCGTGGGTCAGAAGGGCTGGTACTACAACACCGACAAGACGCAGATCATCCTGTGTCCCGCCTCGTGCGACCTGGTGGAGAACCAGGGCGGAGGCGCCGTCGAGGTTGCGCTGGGCTGTCAGACCGTCGTGAAGTGA
- a CDS encoding beta-lactamase family protein — translation MAPPEQRFSDAAMEERFADPKRTQKLVDALSDMDAVVKEAGQRLGLPGLYAGVVIDGALAKSASFGFRDVAAQAPVDDDTLFRIGSITKPFTATVLMKLRDQGKLELDVPAERYLPELSHVRYPTHDSPRITLRQLLSHSAGLPRNGSYDSSRTDRDVTEAEVLASLDDLPLEYSPGTSYRYSNSGFSLLGLVIARVAKLPYRQAMRALLFTPLGMTSAGFDPDQLEQSHLARSYGKKDGTWLLDEHYERLGASEADGGLYVSGRDFAKFVAWELAAYPPRDDLDSGPLRRASVREMHVPERLTLLRVSAPDSGDPWVSKTRAFGVGLAWHTLSTCDFEHVVHHDGLVDHYASSVALYPDYGVGVFLFTNGGSADLGGIGNELVQRMQKSGALTQRVRVATRAPQLDAAMDRLLAVMHRWDAQRYAAMLSAPHQQNVKAEDERAELAGYLALHGDCTRGAITQFVGPTEARYALQCQRGQLEMWLRLEAQSGLIAGFSGVSKGVAETPGSRAAAKKALALFHRWSAQGFSSLFAPSFLSEKETRDFAAKYDARHGVCSLGDAIERDGNGWQRFAVSCQHGNDVLSIKLEKDRITGLLLRPKDTDARCEAR, via the coding sequence ATGGCGCCGCCCGAGCAGCGCTTCTCCGACGCAGCGATGGAGGAGCGTTTCGCCGATCCCAAGCGGACGCAGAAGCTGGTGGATGCGCTCTCGGACATGGACGCCGTCGTCAAAGAAGCTGGCCAGCGCCTCGGCCTGCCGGGGCTCTACGCTGGCGTGGTGATCGACGGCGCGCTCGCCAAGAGCGCGAGCTTCGGCTTTCGGGACGTGGCCGCTCAGGCGCCGGTGGACGACGACACGCTGTTTCGTATCGGCTCGATCACGAAACCGTTCACTGCCACCGTGCTGATGAAGCTTCGGGATCAGGGCAAGCTCGAGCTGGACGTGCCCGCCGAGCGCTACCTGCCGGAGCTCTCCCACGTTCGCTATCCGACCCACGACTCCCCGCGCATCACGCTGCGCCAGCTTCTGAGCCACAGCGCCGGCCTGCCGCGGAACGGGAGCTACGACTCCTCCCGCACGGACCGCGACGTGACGGAGGCGGAAGTGCTGGCGTCCCTCGACGATCTGCCGCTCGAGTACTCACCCGGCACTTCCTACCGGTACTCCAACTCCGGCTTCAGCTTGCTGGGCCTGGTGATCGCCCGGGTCGCCAAGCTGCCCTACCGCCAAGCGATGCGCGCGCTGCTGTTCACGCCGTTGGGCATGACGTCGGCAGGCTTCGATCCAGATCAGCTCGAGCAGAGCCACTTGGCGCGCTCCTATGGAAAGAAGGACGGCACGTGGTTGCTCGACGAGCACTACGAACGCCTGGGGGCCTCGGAGGCCGACGGCGGCCTCTACGTTTCAGGTCGAGACTTCGCCAAGTTCGTGGCCTGGGAGCTGGCGGCGTATCCGCCGCGGGACGACCTGGACTCGGGTCCCCTGCGGCGTGCTTCCGTGCGCGAGATGCACGTACCCGAGCGCCTCACGCTGCTGCGTGTCAGCGCGCCAGATAGCGGCGATCCGTGGGTTTCGAAGACGCGCGCCTTCGGGGTGGGCCTGGCGTGGCACACGCTGTCGACCTGCGACTTCGAGCACGTGGTGCACCACGACGGCTTGGTCGATCACTATGCCAGCAGCGTGGCGCTGTACCCGGACTACGGCGTCGGCGTGTTCCTGTTCACCAATGGCGGCAGCGCGGATCTGGGTGGCATCGGCAACGAGCTGGTGCAACGCATGCAGAAGAGCGGCGCGCTGACTCAGCGCGTGCGCGTGGCCACCCGGGCGCCGCAGCTCGACGCGGCGATGGACCGTTTGCTCGCCGTCATGCACCGTTGGGACGCCCAGCGGTACGCCGCGATGCTCAGCGCGCCGCACCAACAAAATGTCAAAGCCGAAGACGAGCGCGCCGAGCTGGCCGGCTACCTCGCCTTGCACGGGGACTGCACGCGAGGGGCCATCACGCAATTCGTCGGGCCTACGGAAGCGCGCTATGCACTGCAATGCCAGCGCGGGCAGCTCGAGATGTGGCTACGGCTCGAGGCGCAGAGCGGGCTGATTGCCGGCTTCTCCGGTGTCTCGAAAGGCGTGGCGGAGACGCCAGGCAGTCGCGCCGCGGCGAAGAAGGCGCTCGCGCTGTTTCACCGCTGGAGCGCCCAGGGGTTCTCCTCGCTCTTCGCGCCCTCGTTCCTGAGCGAGAAGGAGACCCGCGACTTCGCGGCGAAGTACGACGCCCGCCACGGCGTTTGCAGCTTGGGGGATGCCATCGAGCGCGATGGCAACGGCTGGCAGCGCTTCGCGGTGAGCTGTCAGCATGGCAACGACGTGCTGTCCATCAAGCTGGAGAAGGATCGCATCACGGGGCTCTTGCTGCGGCCGAAGGACACGGACGCTCGCTGCGAGGCGCGTTAG
- a CDS encoding DUF2345 domain-containing protein, translating into MKRSALVVAAASFALGALFYSNVGQSKPIPAPSNAALLARIEALEARSFKQVGSGYELTLNGARITVSAQGDVGIVAPRNASISTGSNLVITTGQGLTATSGQDAQLQVGRNLALTTGQGLALQSGKAASIHAGQGLDLRAGQDALLQSGKDTLIQTGDKLTAKAAKGMSLETTQDMTLRAKHMTLKASGDVIVKGKKINQN; encoded by the coding sequence ATGAAACGTTCAGCCCTGGTCGTCGCTGCGGCGTCCTTCGCCCTCGGCGCTCTGTTCTACTCCAACGTCGGACAATCGAAGCCGATCCCGGCGCCGAGCAATGCGGCCTTGTTGGCTCGCATCGAGGCCCTCGAAGCGCGGTCCTTCAAGCAGGTGGGCTCGGGCTACGAGCTCACCTTGAACGGCGCGCGCATCACCGTTTCTGCCCAGGGAGACGTGGGCATCGTGGCGCCCCGTAACGCGAGTATCAGCACCGGCAGCAACCTGGTGATCACCACGGGCCAGGGTCTGACGGCGACATCGGGACAGGACGCCCAGCTTCAAGTGGGACGGAACCTGGCGCTCACGACCGGTCAAGGTCTCGCGCTCCAGTCCGGAAAGGCCGCGAGCATCCACGCGGGGCAGGGCTTGGACTTGCGCGCAGGGCAGGACGCGCTGCTCCAGAGCGGCAAGGACACGTTGATCCAGACCGGTGACAAGCTCACGGCGAAGGCCGCAAAGGGCATGTCGCTGGAGACGACGCAGGACATGACCCTGCGCGCCAAGCACATGACCCTGAAGGCGAGCGGGGACGTGATCGTGAAGGGCAAGAAGATCAACCAGAACTGA
- a CDS encoding SAM-dependent methyltransferase — MSRIQGGSRSLTSDWVAALRALYSEAPHDLAIIDDPAAVRLLSPALRWTVRGAAAVPFGVRALHRVLGTASFGLSYGVPLRTAAIDEAVRRSVDAGTRQVMVLGAGLDARAWRMPELAECVVFELDHPSTQAYKRERVAELDPLCREVRHCAIDFEHQTLGGVLGDAGFDASRPSMWIWEGVTMYLTPEAVDATLTAIAELSAPGSRLAVTYLPHDYAVPWLQRAGEIGARVIGEHLRARHEPAKLRGRLEDHGFELESDTWAGEWATGRWSEQERARLRVWERLAVARRL, encoded by the coding sequence ATGAGCCGCATTCAAGGAGGGTCTCGGAGCCTCACCAGCGACTGGGTCGCGGCGCTGCGCGCGCTGTACAGCGAGGCGCCGCACGACCTCGCGATCATCGACGATCCGGCGGCGGTGCGCTTGCTCTCGCCGGCGCTGCGGTGGACGGTGCGCGGCGCCGCAGCGGTGCCCTTCGGCGTGCGCGCGCTGCACCGCGTGCTGGGCACCGCGAGCTTCGGTCTGAGCTACGGCGTGCCACTGCGCACGGCGGCGATCGACGAAGCCGTGCGTCGCAGTGTGGACGCCGGCACCCGACAAGTGATGGTACTGGGCGCCGGCCTCGACGCTCGGGCGTGGCGCATGCCGGAGCTCGCCGAGTGCGTCGTGTTCGAGCTCGATCACCCGTCCACGCAGGCGTACAAGCGCGAGCGCGTGGCCGAGCTCGATCCGCTGTGTCGCGAGGTGCGCCACTGTGCCATCGACTTCGAGCACCAGACGCTGGGCGGCGTGCTCGGCGATGCGGGCTTCGACGCGTCCCGACCCAGCATGTGGATCTGGGAGGGCGTCACGATGTACCTGACGCCGGAAGCGGTGGACGCCACGCTCACCGCCATCGCGGAGCTCAGCGCGCCGGGCAGCCGTTTGGCGGTGACGTACCTGCCCCACGACTACGCCGTGCCCTGGCTGCAGCGCGCCGGCGAGATCGGCGCGCGGGTGATCGGCGAGCACCTGCGCGCGCGCCACGAGCCCGCCAAGCTCCGCGGGCGGCTGGAAGATCACGGCTTCGAGCTGGAGAGCGACACCTGGGCCGGCGAGTGGGCCACCGGCCGCTGGTCAGAGCAGGAGCGCGCGCGGCTGCGAGTGTGGGAACGGTTGGCGGTCGCGCGCCGGCTCTAA